ACTGGAATATGCGCATACTGATCGTTAAGTTTAAGCTGGTGACAAAGTTCCCCTCCGGTAATATCTGGCAGCAGATAGTCTAATACTATCAAATCGGGTTCAAATCTTCTTACCAATTGATAAAAATCACATTTCTTAACGCAACATTGCACCTTACAACCCTCAAGTTCAAGCAGGGTTGTGAGTAAATCTTTAAGTTCATCATCGTCTTCTACAATAAGAATCTTCTTATTTAAGGGCAAAATATTATAAAGTGCCTCCCTGGGAAGCATTGATTTTTCCATACCCATAAATAGCAGCTAAGTTAGAATTAGCTATCCTCCTATCATAGGTGAAGAATACTGAATTTCGCAGCACAATTACCTAAAAATCGCTTTGGCATATATATAAACTGAAAAATGATTGAGACTGGATTACGCAAATAAAATGAGGATTTACGCAAGCGAAATGGGTATTTATACGGTAAACAATCATTTGAAATTTATGGTTAAGGAGTAGCAGTTAAACTAAATACAGCACTATGAAAACATCCTATGCCAGTCAACCCAAAAATTTAATTTGTTTCTCCCATCTTCGCTGGGATTTTGTGTACCAGAGACCACAACATTTGCTGAGCCGTTTTGCCGCTGATGCAAATGTATATTATGTTGAAGAACCCTTAATGGATGCAGAAAGCCAGAATTTCCTTACCCTATCAAAACGCAGTGATACGCTCACGATAGTGATACCACATATTATTCCTGCTTTAACAGAAGCGCAACAGCATACAGGTTTAACCGCCCTGCTTGACCAATTATTTACAAACATTGATTTAGACGATTCCATTTTCTGGTACTACACACCAATGGCATTAAACTTTACAGCAAAATACAAACCCCGCCTGTTGGTTTACGATTGCATGGACGAGCTCTCAGCTTTTAAATTTGCTCCACCTACATTGATTGAACTGGAGAAAAAGTTAATGGCAAAAGCTGACCTGGTATTTACAGGTGGCCATTCTTTATACGAAGCCAAAAAGCAACAACATGCTAACATTTTTCCTTTCCCAAGCAGCATTGAAAAAGAACATTTTGCTCAATCGCGCAGCCTCATGCAACAACCTGCAGACCAGGCTATGATTGAAGGGCGGAAGATTGGATTTTACGGTGTGCTGGATGAACGCTTTGACATTGAACTGATTGCCGAACTAGCTACCAAACGTCCGGAATGGCAGCTTATTTTAATAGGCCCGGTAGTAAAAATTCATCCGGAAAGTCTTCCGAAAAATAAAAACATTCATTACCTGGGCATGAAAACCTATAACGAATTACCTGAATACTTATCGGGATGGGATGTGGCCATGATTCCCTTTTACCTAAATGAATCAACCCGCTTTATTAGCCCTACTAAAACTCCCGAATACCTTGCAGCAGGAATTCCGGTAGTATCTACGCCTATTAGAGATGTGGTTAAACCCTATGGCGTAAAAAAGCTGGTCTATATTGGCAGCAGCTGTGATGAATTTATTGAAGCAATTGACACTGAACTTCATAAATCCTGTAAAAAAGCCTGGCTCCATGAAGTTGATGAGTTTTTAGCCTACTTATCCTGGGACAATACGCATGCAGCTATGCAGGCACAAATGCGGATGGCCTTAACCGACAAGGTATCTATAGCCAGCTAGCTGATGGAAATCTGGGGAGGGATGGAATGTACCATCAACAGGGTGCAGGACCAGTGGTTTGACCAACTGGAGTATCAGGGGCATTACAAACGGCCTGAAGATTTAAAGCTGGTTTGCGATTTGGGCATCTCGAAAATGCGTTACCCTATACTATGGGAGCACCATCAGCCTAAAGAGGGAAAGATCAACTGGGGAAGTACAGCAGCGAGACTAGACATCTTGAGAAAGGCTGGAGTTGATATCATTGCCGGCCTGGTACATCACGGCTGTGGCCCTGTCCACGTAGAAGTAATGGATGATTCCTTTGCTATTGGATTGGCTGAATATGCCACTGCGGTAGCTAAAAATTTTCCCTGGATAAACCATTACACTCCGGTTAATGAACCTTTGACTACCGCGCGTTTTGGTGCCTTGTATGGCTTTTGGTATCCGCATCAATCTACCATGTCAGCATTTTTCAGGATGCTCCTCAACGAATGTAAAGCTACCGTGCTGGCTATGCAGGCGATCAGAAAAATAAACCCTGCAGCCAAACTGGTGCAAACAGAAGACCTTTGTAAAGTGCACAGTAGCCCTATGTTGAGTTATCAAGCTAATTTTGAGAATGAAAGGCGCTGGTTGAGCATGGATTTGCTTTGTGGAAAAGTAAATGAAAGGCACTTTTTCTGGAAGTATATGTTGGATGAGGGCATCCAAAAAACCGAACTGGAGTTTTTTCTAAACCATCCTACACCGCCAGACGTCATGGGCTTTAATTACTATATCACCTCCGAACGCTTTCTGGATGAAGATATAGATCTGTATCCTGACATCAAAGCGGGCCGCAATGGAAAGCATGTATATGTAGATATTGAAGCGATTAGAACAGATCAGGTAGAGATAGATGGTCCGGAAAAATTGATTAAAGAGGTTTGGAACAGGTACGGACTGCCAATAGCCATTACCGAAGTACATTTACATTGCAACAAAGAAGATCAGTTGCGTTGGTTCCATTACCTATGGACAACTGCAAAGCGACTAAAATTTCAAGGTATAAATGTATTAAGCCTTACTGCATGGTCTCTTTTTGGCGCTTATGGCTGGGACAAGCTGCTTACTTTGCCCGGGGGCAATTACGAAGCCGGCGCATTTGATTTGCAATCTGGCAAACCACAAGCTACCCTATTGGCAGCTTACATCAAATCTCTTGCTAACGGACAAATCTATGAGCATCCGGCATTGGAAGCTACTGGATGGTGGGCCAGGGATTCGAGGATTATATACCCTAAAAATGCAAAAGCTCTGGAAACGCTCTTTTAAAAGTCGGTATACAGGTTTCTAAATGAAGAACGAAGCCCTAAAGTAAACCAGCTGGTTTTATTGTTGACCTGTACATTTTTTTCAGTCCTCAGCACAGCACCTAATTCAATCCGCAAATTGTAAAGTGGATTTAAGAGATAAGAAACCCGCGCGTCGCCATACCATAACACTGTAGCCAAACCTTGCCCGGTAAAATTCCCTACATAACGGGAACCGTCTTCGTATAAACGAAAAATATCTTTCCCATAGTTTACACCATCCAGGTCATAGCCATATTTTGAATAGTTCAATTGCCCTGAAAATCCAAATCTACCCAAGCGGTAGGAAAGCATACCAATAAATTCACGAAAATTTGCCCCTAATGGATGGGCCAAAGGCTCATTGTAATTTGCATAGTTGATGATGCTTTGGTTTTTCTCAGCATAAGTAAAAGGCCGGGCCGAATTAAATTCAACCAGGTAATTCAACTGCTTAACGCTAAGCAATTGCGTACCCCGAAGGCCAAGCTGCACACCGTATTTGTTGCGGTAAAAGCCATTCCCGCTCAGGAATTCTTTAGCCACAAAATCATCCAGCGCAAACTGACCATAAACGGTGGTGTGTTGTAGTATTTCATATTTTGCTGTTAACCCAAGCATGGCATTGTCCGGAGAGTCACTTGAAGCCTCAAGGGGACGGAGAAAAATAACAGGATTAATGTAATCCGCATTAAAGCCCCTTCGGTTGCCCTCATCATCTGTACCAGCCCAAACTACCGCGTCAAAAAAACCGAGAGATAAACGGTCATTTACATTCCAGTCCAGATAATGAAAAACCGCTCCTTTTGTTCTGTTACCTGTGGCCTCTGAAAGTTTTTTTGCCGATGGATCCTGCATGCCTGTCCACATGGCCATGTACTGCACATTACCTAAAGTCGCTTTAACCCTAAAAAAGGTGTAGGGAGAAGAGAAATCTGAGAGCAACATGGAGCGGTATCCATCCCCGATAAAATTCTTGTCGTGTCCCAGACTGATGTTAATTGCCTTTGCAGGACTGTAAGAAAGCAAAGCTGTGACATAAGACCAGTCCTTAGTAACGGGGATGACTGCGTTTTCAGTACCGCGGTTATATGACTGGCCTGGCACAACACTATGCTGATCTACATAACGGGCATAATAAGGCGCAAACCTTCCCTGATTTTCGTAGCCACTGGTATAAAAAGAAAACTTTTTACCCACTGTACCTCCAATCTGATAGCCACGGGTATTGAGCCAGGTTTTTTCAGTGCTGTGTGTTTCTTTACCGATCAACAAATCGGGCAGAAAATCTGCATATACGGAATACCCCAGCTCGGTATGCTGAAACAAATGTTCAGCGTACAATTTTCGCTGCAACCAGCTGCTTCCTTTCTCCCTGCTTTTGTAATGCAAAAGTGAATCTGCCGCAGCGGTTAGCAGGCTATCTTCAATGAGGTAAGGCTTTAAAGAGCTATGAATTCTTGTTTTTACATTATAAACATCAGGATCCAGTTGATGGTAAAATGAAAAAGAATATGGTTGATGAACGGATTGTGCATGTATACTGACAAAGATCAAACAAAGCGAGAGGAGCAATAGGTATTTTCTCATTGCCTAGCCTTAAACGTTACCAAATCTAATGCGCCGTTCCGGAACAACAAAAGCAGCTGCAACAGGAAGAGTTACCTGTTTAACTGGCTCCAGTCTTGTAGGCACCTGCTGGCTCAATTCGTATTTTTCCTGGATAAATTTCTTTAATTTTTCAATAAATACAGGCTCGTCAAAAAGTTCGGCATGCCGCCTGATAAATTTTGAATTAAATTTCAGGCCTTCAAATTCATAGATAGCTGCTGTAAGCGATGCTACATCCTGATTTTCGAAAAACAATGCTGTGCATCTGGAGGCATTACCCCGATATGGGATCATGGTTTCTAATACGCCTCCTGCTCCATAAGCAATTACAGGGCAACCCGAAGCATTAGCCTCCAAGGGCGTAATGCCATAGTCTTCATGCTGGGGAAAAACCAAGGCCCTGGCGCCAGCGTAAAGCGCAGCAATTTCCTGGGCATCTAAATTAGTTAAAAATGATACGTTTGGCGCTGCAATGCCTCTCAGGTAATTTTCCATGGTACCTTTACCCAATACCACAAGTTTTTTATCTGGCATTTTATTAAAAGCCTCAATAACAAGATCTACCTTTTTGTAGGGTTCGAAACGGCTTACCACAAGGTAATAATCTTTATCCTGCTCTACAGGTTTAAATTGATCACATTTTACCGGAGGGTTAATTACAGTGACCCGGCGGTTGGGATGATAGGCTGACTTAATTCTGGGCACAACTTCCTGCGCATTGGTTAAAAAATAATCGGTACGGAGCGCGCTGACGGCATCCACCTTTCTCAATACCCTGACCACTAGTTTGTACAGCATTTTTTTAATAAAACCAGAACTGGTCACCTCGTTGTAAGACTCCGGTCGCCAGGCTAATCTAAATGGCGTATGGCAATATGTAACTACCAAGCTTTCATCATCTACACTGACGTATTTTGCACAATGCGTAGTAGAAGTGAGCACCACATCATAGCCCTTAACATCCATATTGCGCATGGCCAATATGCCAAAGGGAAAATATAGCCTTTGCATCCACACTACACTTTTAGACACCCATTGAAAACCAGAGGTACGGATGTTATAATTGGCAAATTCAGGATAAGTTGCAGTTGGATTGTAAGCCAAAGTATATACATCAGCATCAGGAAATGCCTTCAACATTGTTAATACGACTTGTTCCGCCCCACCTTTTCGCATCAATTCATCATGAACTATCGCTATTTTCATATTTGTTCCTATATATAAAGCACCTTTAAACATTTGAATCGCCAAAGACATCAAAAACTCAAACCGAAAAAGAAATAGATTGATTTAAAAAAAGAGAAATACAGTATTTTATGCAAAAAATACACGTATAATTCAATAAAAAATGATAGATATACGGTTTTACATGATAGAAATACCTATTATCAGACAAAAACTAAGAATCGGCACCAAGTTTGGAATTGTGGTGATTGCAATTGATACCTTTTCCCTGCAAAAATGATTTATAATTTACGTATTCCTATCAAGATCCTCCTTCTTTTTACCTTATTTTTAAACGCCTGCGTTAGCAATAAAAAAATATCCTACTTCCAGGATATCCAGTCCGTTCAAAGTGCAAGACTGGATACGGTAAGCAATTTCCAGAAACCTTTGATCCAGCCGGATGACATTTTATCGGTCAGCATTTTTACATTGAACGCGAACACCGCGGCAGTTGTAAACCAAGCGGCCAATCTGCCTACACTGGGCGGAGGACAAAATACAGCCTTAAATGCACAATCTACCAGTGGTTTTTTGGTAGATGAAAACGGAGAAATTGAACTTACCGCAATCGGGAAAATTAAAGTAGCCGGCCTGACCACTACACAGGCCAGGGAGCTGATCAGAGAGAAAGCAAGTAAAGAATATAAAAGCCCTAATGTACAGGTTCGTTTTGCCAACTTTATTGTGACTGTACTAGGCGAAGTAAATAATCCTGCAGCCTATACGCTACCTAAAGAAAAGGTTTCGATACTGGATGCAATTGGCTTGGCAGGCGACCTGACCATCTATGGCAAGCGCGACAATATTCTGATTGTTAGAGATATTGACGGACAAAAGCAATATGCGAGGTTAGACCTCAATTCTTCTAAAATTTTTAACAGCCCCTTTTTTTACCTCAAACAAAATGATGTGATTTATGTGGAGCCTAATAAAGCAAAAACCTCCGCTAACAATGCGGCCAGTGTACAAACTATTGGTGTGATTACCTCTATAGTGACTGTGCTGATCCTGATCCTTACCAATATTTAATTCACCCTCCAATCTTCAATGCATAAAAACGACAATAATTTACGGACAGCAGCTAAAGATGCAGACATCATTAATGTGAGGCAGGTATTTCAAAAGTTAACTGACAGGTGGCCTTTATTCCTGATCAGTACGCTGGTTTTCTTAATCCTTGCTTATGTTTACCTGCTCAGGACACCAGCTGTATACAAATCAACCGCATTGTTGCTGGTTAACGGAGAAACCAGCAACTTGAGTACCGGCGCCGGCAGTAGCGATATGAACAGCCTGTTTAACATGAAAAGCTCGGTAGACAATGAAGCCCGGATTTTAAAGACGCGGTTTCTAATGGAGCAGGTAGTGAGGGAAATGCAGTTGAACATTACAGTGACCCGTAAGGAAGGGCTTAAGTCTACAGAGACAGACCGGGCTCCATTTACCCTAAGCCTGGTTAAAGGCCTGGACACCCTTGAACACACTGAACTGGAAATTAAAAAGTTACCAGGTCAAAAATTGCAGTTGAGCTCTAAAGATTTTCAAAAAGAAATCAGCTGGAACGAGTCGTTTTTTGTAGCGGGAGCAGGTACCTTTAAATTGGGAGCTGAATCTAAAGCGCCGATTAGAGAAGGTGAACGTTATACCATTACGGTAGTTCCATTTGATGTAAAGGTTGCGCAACTACTGGGGCAGCTTTCTGTATCGCAAACCAGCAAATCAGAAACCGTTATTGAGCTAGGGCTGGAATATCCATCTCGCAAAAAAGGAGAAGATATTCTTGCTACCCTTATTAAAAGGTACGAAGAGTCTAACCTTAACGACAGAAACCAGGTAGCTGACAGCACCATCAAATTTATCAAAAGCCGATTGGCCTATCTTGGAGGTGAACTTGGCGGACTGGAAGGAAACATTCAGAAATTCAGGGAGCAAAATAGCCTGGCAGATATGTCTGAGCAGAGTAAGCTATTGGTTGCCAATACAGGCTTATATACCAACGACCTTGCAAAAACAGAGGTTCAGATTACGGTATTAACTGAACTGGAAAAGTACTTAAAAGATGCGAAGACCAGCAAAAGGGTACTACCAAGTGCATTACTACCTAATGATGCGGTATACAGTAGTTTAATGGAGAAATATAACGGATTGCTACTGGAACGTGACCGGCAATTGCTGAGTTTAACCCCTGAAAGTTTCATTATCCGTAACATGGACGACCAAATAGACAACTTAAGGGCTGATTTGGCGGAGAACATTAAAACCAGCAAAAATACCTTTTTAGTAACGCGCAATAAATTAAGGAGCCAGCTACGGAATGCAGAAACTGAGATCCATGATGTACCGCAGACAGAAAAAAACTATTTGGTGCTGGCCCGTCAGCAAAAGATTAAAGAAGAGCTTTACATTTTTTTAATGGAGAAGGCGGAAGAAACCGCCATCTCTAAAACCAGCAATGTATCCATAGCTAAAATTATAGACCCTCCAAAAGCAGAAACCTGGCCCATAAGTCCTAATGGCAAAATGATCTATGCCATGGCCATTTTGGCTGGTTTGCTATTACCAGTGCTATACATACTCATCAGGGAATTGTCTAACACGACCATTAACAGCAAACAAGACATTACCGACCGAACCAGTGTACCCATTATAGGCGAAATAGGCCATAATACAGGATCAAACAACCTTATTGTGGCAGACAATGGGCGATCGGCCATTGCGGAACAGTTCAGGGGCTTACGAACAAAACTGTCTTTCTACACTAAAAAGCCAGGGCAGCAGGTGATCCTTTTTACGTCCAGTGCTTCTGGAGAAGGCAAATCATTTACAGCCATTAATCTTGCCAGCGTGCTGGGCATTACGGGAAAGAAAGTGCTATTGATGGAAATGGATTTGAGGAGACCGGGGCTTTCAGGAAAGCTCGGAGTACCGAACACGCCAGGCTTAACGAATTACATCCTTAATCCGGATTTAAGCCTGGATAACCTGATCCAGCCCCTAACGATAGCGCAAAATTTATACTTACTGCCATCAGGGGCGCTCCCCCCGAATCCGGCGGAGCTGCTGATGAATGAAAATACGCAGCTGTTGATTACGAGACTCAAAACGGAATTTGACTACATCATTATGGATGCGCCACCGGCAGGAATTGTAACAGATGCAGAACTGTTGGCACCTTATGCTGATGTTACCCTGTATCTGGTGCGTCAAAAATTTACCGGAAAAGATCAACTGGAATTGGTGCAACAACTGCATGAAAGTAGAATATTCGAAAATATGGGCATCGTGGTAAACGATATTTCCTCAAAAAATTACGGTTATGGATATGGCTACGGTTACGGCTATGGAAGTGATACCGAAGAGCACAATGGGGTAAAATTGTGGTGGAACAAATTAAAAAATAAAGATTAGCATATGAAGGTAGTATTATTAGCGGGTGGACTTGGAACGAGGTTATCAGAAGAAACAGTTTTAAAGCCAAAGCCAATGGTTGAAGTGGGCGGAATGCCAATTCTGTGGCATATTATGAAAATCTATTCCGCGCACGGGTATAATGACTTTGTCATTTGTCTGGGTTATAAAGGATATATGATTAAGGAGTATTTCAGCAATTATTTCCTGCACAAATCGGATGTGACGGTTAACCTGTCAGACAATTCCCTTACTGTGCACGATTCTCAGGCTGAACCCTGGAAAATTACCCTGGTAGATACGGGAAATGAAACCTTGACCGGAGGTCGTATTAAACGCATTCAGCCGCATATTGGAGATGAGCCTTTCTTACTTACTTATGGTGATGGTGTGAGTAATGTAAACATCACGGAACTGGTAGAATTCCACAACACACATGGAAAGTTATGTACAGTAACTTCTGTGCAGCCTAGCGGACGTTTTGGTGCATTGAACATTGGAGAAGACCAAAAGGTAATCTCTTTTATGGAGAAACCTAAAGGTGATGGATCATGGATTAACGGAGGCTTCTTTGTATGTGAACCTGGTGTGTTCGATTACATTGAAGGTGACCAAACTACATGGGAAAAAGAGCCGATGGAAAATATTGCCAGTGAAGGACAGATGAATACCTATAAGCATGACGGTTTCTGGAAACCAATGGATACCCTGCGTGACAAACAGGAACTTGAAGCTGAATGGGCTACAGGAAATGCAAAATGGAAAGTGGGTTCATTAATGGAAAAAAATGTTTAACGGGATATATAAAGACAAAAAGGTACTTGTAACGGGCCATACCGGATTTAAAGGTGGCTGGCTTTGCTTATGGCTAAAATCTATGGGTGCCGAAGTATTCGGGATTTCGGACGAAGTATATACTTCTCCATCCTTGTTTGAAGTGGCTGGCCTGGAAAGGGAAATGACCTCTCAGTTGGCAGACATCAGGGATCTTGAGCAGATGAAGAAGCTGATTCAGGAGATTAAACCAGACTTTCTTTTTCACATGGCTGCACAGCCTATTGTTAAAAAAGCTTTTGAAGAACCTGTAGACACTTTTACAACAAACATTATTGGCACCGCCAATATT
The nucleotide sequence above comes from Pedobacter sp. MC2016-14. Encoded proteins:
- a CDS encoding PleD family two-component system response regulator, which produces MEKSMLPREALYNILPLNKKILIVEDDDELKDLLTTLLELEGCKVQCCVKKCDFYQLVRRFEPDLIVLDYLLPDITGGELCHQLKLNDQYAHIPVILYTALDPALLSMDHYNCDGFISKPFNLEALLRLMKRLIVR
- a CDS encoding polysaccharide biosynthesis/export family protein, encoding MIYNLRIPIKILLLFTLFLNACVSNKKISYFQDIQSVQSARLDTVSNFQKPLIQPDDILSVSIFTLNANTAAVVNQAANLPTLGGGQNTALNAQSTSGFLVDENGEIELTAIGKIKVAGLTTTQARELIREKASKEYKSPNVQVRFANFIVTVLGEVNNPAAYTLPKEKVSILDAIGLAGDLTIYGKRDNILIVRDIDGQKQYARLDLNSSKIFNSPFFYLKQNDVIYVEPNKAKTSANNAASVQTIGVITSIVTVLILILTNI
- the rfbF gene encoding glucose-1-phosphate cytidylyltransferase, whose translation is MKVVLLAGGLGTRLSEETVLKPKPMVEVGGMPILWHIMKIYSAHGYNDFVICLGYKGYMIKEYFSNYFLHKSDVTVNLSDNSLTVHDSQAEPWKITLVDTGNETLTGGRIKRIQPHIGDEPFLLTYGDGVSNVNITELVEFHNTHGKLCTVTSVQPSGRFGALNIGEDQKVISFMEKPKGDGSWINGGFFVCEPGVFDYIEGDQTTWEKEPMENIASEGQMNTYKHDGFWKPMDTLRDKQELEAEWATGNAKWKVGSLMEKNV
- a CDS encoding glycosyltransferase family 1 protein codes for the protein MKTSYASQPKNLICFSHLRWDFVYQRPQHLLSRFAADANVYYVEEPLMDAESQNFLTLSKRSDTLTIVIPHIIPALTEAQQHTGLTALLDQLFTNIDLDDSIFWYYTPMALNFTAKYKPRLLVYDCMDELSAFKFAPPTLIELEKKLMAKADLVFTGGHSLYEAKKQQHANIFPFPSSIEKEHFAQSRSLMQQPADQAMIEGRKIGFYGVLDERFDIELIAELATKRPEWQLILIGPVVKIHPESLPKNKNIHYLGMKTYNELPEYLSGWDVAMIPFYLNESTRFISPTKTPEYLAAGIPVVSTPIRDVVKPYGVKKLVYIGSSCDEFIEAIDTELHKSCKKAWLHEVDEFLAYLSWDNTHAAMQAQMRMALTDKVSIAS
- a CDS encoding family 1 glycosylhydrolase, with the protein product MEIWGGMECTINRVQDQWFDQLEYQGHYKRPEDLKLVCDLGISKMRYPILWEHHQPKEGKINWGSTAARLDILRKAGVDIIAGLVHHGCGPVHVEVMDDSFAIGLAEYATAVAKNFPWINHYTPVNEPLTTARFGALYGFWYPHQSTMSAFFRMLLNECKATVLAMQAIRKINPAAKLVQTEDLCKVHSSPMLSYQANFENERRWLSMDLLCGKVNERHFFWKYMLDEGIQKTELEFFLNHPTPPDVMGFNYYITSERFLDEDIDLYPDIKAGRNGKHVYVDIEAIRTDQVEIDGPEKLIKEVWNRYGLPIAITEVHLHCNKEDQLRWFHYLWTTAKRLKFQGINVLSLTAWSLFGAYGWDKLLTLPGGNYEAGAFDLQSGKPQATLLAAYIKSLANGQIYEHPALEATGWWARDSRIIYPKNAKALETLF
- a CDS encoding glycosyltransferase, which encodes MKIAIVHDELMRKGGAEQVVLTMLKAFPDADVYTLAYNPTATYPEFANYNIRTSGFQWVSKSVVWMQRLYFPFGILAMRNMDVKGYDVVLTSTTHCAKYVSVDDESLVVTYCHTPFRLAWRPESYNEVTSSGFIKKMLYKLVVRVLRKVDAVSALRTDYFLTNAQEVVPRIKSAYHPNRRVTVINPPVKCDQFKPVEQDKDYYLVVSRFEPYKKVDLVIEAFNKMPDKKLVVLGKGTMENYLRGIAAPNVSFLTNLDAQEIAALYAGARALVFPQHEDYGITPLEANASGCPVIAYGAGGVLETMIPYRGNASRCTALFFENQDVASLTAAIYEFEGLKFNSKFIRRHAELFDEPVFIEKLKKFIQEKYELSQQVPTRLEPVKQVTLPVAAAFVVPERRIRFGNV
- a CDS encoding gliding motility protein RemB — protein: MRKYLLLLSLCLIFVSIHAQSVHQPYSFSFYHQLDPDVYNVKTRIHSSLKPYLIEDSLLTAAADSLLHYKSREKGSSWLQRKLYAEHLFQHTELGYSVYADFLPDLLIGKETHSTEKTWLNTRGYQIGGTVGKKFSFYTSGYENQGRFAPYYARYVDQHSVVPGQSYNRGTENAVIPVTKDWSYVTALLSYSPAKAINISLGHDKNFIGDGYRSMLLSDFSSPYTFFRVKATLGNVQYMAMWTGMQDPSAKKLSEATGNRTKGAVFHYLDWNVNDRLSLGFFDAVVWAGTDDEGNRRGFNADYINPVIFLRPLEASSDSPDNAMLGLTAKYEILQHTTVYGQFALDDFVAKEFLSGNGFYRNKYGVQLGLRGTQLLSVKQLNYLVEFNSARPFTYAEKNQSIINYANYNEPLAHPLGANFREFIGMLSYRLGRFGFSGQLNYSKYGYDLDGVNYGKDIFRLYEDGSRYVGNFTGQGLATVLWYGDARVSYLLNPLYNLRIELGAVLRTEKNVQVNNKTSWFTLGLRSSFRNLYTDF
- a CDS encoding tyrosine-protein kinase translates to MHKNDNNLRTAAKDADIINVRQVFQKLTDRWPLFLISTLVFLILAYVYLLRTPAVYKSTALLLVNGETSNLSTGAGSSDMNSLFNMKSSVDNEARILKTRFLMEQVVREMQLNITVTRKEGLKSTETDRAPFTLSLVKGLDTLEHTELEIKKLPGQKLQLSSKDFQKEISWNESFFVAGAGTFKLGAESKAPIREGERYTITVVPFDVKVAQLLGQLSVSQTSKSETVIELGLEYPSRKKGEDILATLIKRYEESNLNDRNQVADSTIKFIKSRLAYLGGELGGLEGNIQKFREQNSLADMSEQSKLLVANTGLYTNDLAKTEVQITVLTELEKYLKDAKTSKRVLPSALLPNDAVYSSLMEKYNGLLLERDRQLLSLTPESFIIRNMDDQIDNLRADLAENIKTSKNTFLVTRNKLRSQLRNAETEIHDVPQTEKNYLVLARQQKIKEELYIFLMEKAEETAISKTSNVSIAKIIDPPKAETWPISPNGKMIYAMAILAGLLLPVLYILIRELSNTTINSKQDITDRTSVPIIGEIGHNTGSNNLIVADNGRSAIAEQFRGLRTKLSFYTKKPGQQVILFTSSASGEGKSFTAINLASVLGITGKKVLLMEMDLRRPGLSGKLGVPNTPGLTNYILNPDLSLDNLIQPLTIAQNLYLLPSGALPPNPAELLMNENTQLLITRLKTEFDYIIMDAPPAGIVTDAELLAPYADVTLYLVRQKFTGKDQLELVQQLHESRIFENMGIVVNDISSKNYGYGYGYGYGYGSDTEEHNGVKLWWNKLKNKD